A single window of Anaerolineales bacterium DNA harbors:
- a CDS encoding dihydrolipoyl dehydrogenase (E3 component of alpha keto acid dehydrogenase complexes LpdC; forms a homodimer; binds one molecule of FAD monomer; catalyzes NAD+-dependent oxidation of dihydrolipoyl cofactors that are covalently linked to the E2 component) — protein TTLEYQNLPRAIYSQPQVASFGLTEAQAREQGLEYRVGRFNFQANGKALGMGDYAGWVKILRSTRYGEILGAHLIGPEVTELLPELTLAQQMELTPAEIARNVHAHPTLSEVLMEAAHAAEGHAIHM, from the coding sequence ACCACGCTCGAATACCAGAACCTGCCGCGGGCCATCTACTCGCAGCCGCAGGTCGCCTCCTTCGGCTTGACCGAGGCGCAGGCACGCGAACAAGGCTTGGAGTACCGGGTGGGGCGCTTCAACTTCCAGGCCAACGGCAAGGCGCTGGGGATGGGGGACTACGCCGGTTGGGTCAAGATCCTGCGCAGTACCCGCTACGGTGAAATCTTGGGGGCGCACTTGATCGGCCCCGAAGTGACCGAGCTGCTGCCGGAGCTCACCCTGGCACAGCAGATGGAGCTGACGCCGGCCGAGATTGCCCGTAACGTCCATGCCCATCCGACGCTGAGCGAGGTCCTGATGGAGGCAGCCCACGCCGCCGAAGGACATGCCATTCATATGTAG